In Halopelagius inordinatus, a single genomic region encodes these proteins:
- the ppc gene encoding phosphoenolpyruvate carboxylase, which yields MELHTRDVRQDVRELGALLGDVLEEQTSTASFETVEDLRTAAIDYRKGELGSRDSLHRTLAALDPAGESVVARAFTTYFELINLAEERERVRTIRESSQEGSLNDGLLATVEALVEGDADADTVQRVLDDVLIEPTFTAHPTEARRKTVKAKLRSIARDLEELDERRLTDQEHDREWRRVDAEVTSLWQTSQVRQRRPEPQDEARNVQWYLENILFDVVGEVYAELEDVLADEYPDVEVPKLFEFRSWAGSDRDGNPFVTTDVTTDTLERQRAVVLGKYQDALKRLSGVLSQDGDRIDTGVEFKRSLAADRERLPGVAVETEERYPDEPYRQKLKLMRERLRRIEDVRPSGYADHHELLEDLEVIDQSLRNNGAEIVADEYLRPLMRQVDTFGFTLASLDLRDHRENHTEAVHEALANEGIDYRGRDEDERVEILTDAVLQSETTVNLDDPGDVSDTAERVLERFQELGEWQREFGVGAIDTYAISMTEEPSHVLEVLFLADQAGVVSLPDHCGLDVVPLLETESALNGARRIMGTLYENEAYEQVLAARNNVQEIMLGYSDSNKENGFLAANWDLYKNQRRLADICDDFDVKMRLFHGRGGSISRGGGPMNEAMLALPNETVTGQIKFTEQGEAIAEKYGNPRIAERNLEQMLNAQVRSRFESIREPEEDVPDEWMDAMDTMAAAAREEYYDLLESDGFVSYFEQATPITVIEELNLGSRPASRSDAERTVEDLRAIPWVFSWTQSRCILPGWYALGTGIEAYLDDGGDVETLREMYDEWPFFRTTLDNASQALARTDFDIASEYADLAEPSLRESFFPRLEGEYNRARDVVREVSGRESLLKRDWLQQSLRRRNPYVDPLNLLQTHLLAQSHRTEIEEQTLRLTVKGIAAGMKNTG from the coding sequence ATGGAACTGCATACCAGGGACGTCAGACAGGACGTCCGAGAGTTGGGTGCCCTCCTCGGGGACGTCTTGGAAGAGCAGACGTCGACGGCGTCGTTCGAGACCGTAGAGGACCTCCGCACGGCCGCCATCGACTACCGAAAGGGAGAACTCGGCTCGCGAGACTCGCTTCACCGGACGCTCGCCGCTCTCGACCCCGCCGGAGAGAGCGTCGTCGCCCGCGCGTTCACGACCTACTTCGAACTCATCAACCTCGCAGAAGAGCGAGAGCGCGTCCGCACCATCCGCGAGAGTTCACAGGAGGGGTCGCTCAACGACGGGCTTCTCGCCACCGTCGAGGCACTCGTCGAGGGGGACGCGGACGCGGATACGGTCCAGCGCGTCCTCGACGACGTCCTCATCGAACCGACGTTCACCGCCCACCCGACAGAAGCCCGCCGGAAGACCGTGAAGGCGAAACTCCGCTCTATCGCCCGTGACCTCGAAGAACTCGACGAACGCCGCCTCACGGATCAGGAACACGACCGAGAGTGGCGGCGCGTCGACGCCGAGGTGACGAGCCTCTGGCAGACGTCGCAGGTCCGCCAGCGCCGACCGGAACCGCAAGACGAGGCCCGAAACGTCCAGTGGTACTTAGAGAACATCCTCTTCGACGTCGTCGGCGAGGTGTACGCCGAGTTAGAGGACGTCCTCGCGGACGAGTACCCCGACGTAGAGGTGCCGAAACTGTTCGAGTTCCGCTCGTGGGCGGGGTCGGACCGAGACGGCAACCCGTTCGTGACGACGGACGTGACGACGGACACCTTAGAACGGCAACGCGCGGTCGTCCTCGGGAAGTACCAGGACGCGCTGAAGCGTCTCTCGGGCGTCCTCAGTCAGGACGGCGACCGAATCGACACCGGCGTCGAGTTCAAACGCTCTCTCGCGGCCGACAGAGAGCGCCTGCCCGGCGTCGCCGTCGAAACCGAAGAGCGGTACCCCGACGAACCGTACCGCCAGAAGCTGAAACTGATGCGCGAACGCCTCCGACGCATCGAGGACGTCCGCCCGAGCGGATACGCGGACCACCACGAACTCCTCGAAGATCTGGAGGTAATCGACCAGAGCCTCCGGAACAACGGTGCGGAGATAGTCGCAGACGAGTATCTCCGACCGCTCATGCGGCAGGTGGACACGTTCGGCTTCACGCTCGCGAGCCTGGACCTGCGCGACCACCGCGAGAATCACACCGAGGCGGTCCACGAAGCCCTCGCCAACGAGGGCATCGACTACCGCGGGCGAGACGAGGACGAACGCGTCGAGATACTCACCGACGCCGTTCTCCAGTCCGAGACGACGGTGAATCTGGACGACCCCGGCGACGTCTCGGACACCGCAGAGCGCGTCCTCGAGCGCTTTCAGGAACTCGGCGAGTGGCAACGGGAGTTCGGCGTCGGCGCGATAGACACCTACGCCATCTCGATGACAGAAGAGCCGAGTCACGTCCTCGAAGTGCTGTTCCTCGCGGACCAGGCGGGCGTCGTCTCCCTGCCCGACCACTGCGGACTCGACGTCGTTCCCCTGCTCGAAACCGAGTCGGCGCTGAACGGCGCGCGCCGCATCATGGGTACCCTCTACGAGAACGAGGCGTACGAGCAGGTGTTGGCCGCGCGGAACAACGTCCAAGAGATAATGCTCGGCTACTCCGACTCGAACAAGGAGAACGGCTTTCTCGCGGCCAACTGGGACCTCTACAAGAACCAACGTCGCCTCGCGGACATCTGCGACGACTTCGACGTGAAGATGCGCCTGTTCCACGGCCGCGGTGGGTCCATCTCCCGCGGCGGCGGCCCGATGAACGAGGCGATGCTCGCGCTTCCGAACGAGACGGTGACGGGTCAGATAAAGTTCACAGAACAGGGCGAGGCCATCGCCGAGAAGTACGGAAACCCCCGCATCGCGGAGCGAAACCTCGAACAGATGCTGAACGCGCAGGTTCGCTCGCGGTTCGAGTCCATCCGCGAACCCGAAGAGGACGTCCCCGACGAGTGGATGGACGCGATGGACACGATGGCCGCGGCGGCGCGAGAAGAGTACTACGACTTGCTCGAATCGGACGGCTTCGTCTCGTACTTCGAGCAGGCGACGCCCATCACGGTCATAGAGGAGTTGAACCTGGGCTCTCGCCCCGCCTCTCGCTCCGACGCCGAACGCACGGTAGAGGACCTCCGGGCCATCCCGTGGGTGTTCTCGTGGACGCAATCGCGGTGCATCCTCCCCGGATGGTACGCGCTCGGAACGGGTATCGAGGCGTATCTCGACGACGGCGGCGACGTGGAGACGCTACGCGAGATGTACGACGAGTGGCCGTTCTTCCGGACGACGCTCGACAACGCCTCTCAAGCGCTCGCGCGCACCGACTTCGACATCGCGAGCGAGTACGCGGACCTGGCGGAGCCGTCGCTCAGAGAGTCGTTCTTCCCGCGTCTCGAAGGCGAGTACAACCGTGCGCGCGACGTCGTCCGCGAAGTCAGCGGCCGCGAGTCGCTCTTGAAGCGCGACTGGTTACAGCAGAGCCTCCGTCGCCGGAACCCTTACGTCGACCCGTTGAACCTGCTCCAGACGCATCTACTGGCGCAGTCTCACAGGACCGAAATCGAGGAACAGACGCTCAGACTGACGGTCAAAGGCATCGCCGCGGGGATGAAAAACACCGGGTGA
- a CDS encoding cytochrome B: MSESDKYPEDSGRRRFVKGVVGGATLAGVGATGVAGINSATSSTGAGGGTTQAFAIENTAGPAPRGMPQIPIEIDEEGYLKGVWPEVKTVEENGVSIQIAETEDYQGSGVTYSSEWFQYCGVESYAGIEPDYDSDNYFISGSNPGYDWQSEELSEGDRLNVSMFEDYQSWGNGIGASGLGKPATGRWRSEDAEDTIPIQVIRSPRIEQMAQDDPWLQASTDQGFVAWLNKCTHFCCVPGYKQAEDAAKFDAADDVYCQCHQSVYDPFSLVETLFVARPRPE, from the coding sequence ATGAGCGAGAGCGACAAGTATCCCGAGGACTCGGGCCGCCGCCGATTCGTCAAGGGAGTCGTCGGTGGGGCGACGCTCGCGGGCGTCGGGGCGACCGGGGTCGCCGGTATCAACAGCGCGACGTCCTCCACGGGTGCCGGTGGTGGGACGACGCAGGCGTTCGCCATCGAGAACACCGCCGGTCCCGCGCCGCGCGGGATGCCGCAGATACCGATCGAAATCGACGAGGAAGGCTACCTCAAGGGCGTCTGGCCCGAAGTCAAGACCGTAGAGGAAAACGGTGTCTCCATCCAGATCGCCGAGACCGAAGACTACCAAGGAAGCGGCGTCACCTACTCCTCGGAGTGGTTCCAGTACTGCGGCGTCGAGTCCTACGCGGGCATCGAACCGGACTACGACAGCGACAACTACTTTATCTCCGGTTCGAACCCCGGCTACGACTGGCAGTCGGAGGAACTGTCGGAGGGTGACCGCCTCAACGTCAGCATGTTCGAAGACTACCAGAGTTGGGGCAACGGCATCGGTGCGTCCGGCCTCGGAAAACCCGCCACCGGCCGGTGGCGGTCCGAAGACGCAGAAGACACCATCCCGATTCAGGTCATCCGCTCTCCGCGGATAGAGCAGATGGCGCAGGACGACCCGTGGCTCCAAGCGTCGACCGATCAGGGGTTCGTCGCGTGGCTGAACAAATGTACGCACTTCTGTTGCGTCCCCGGGTACAAACAGGCCGAAGACGCCGCCAAGTTCGACGCGGCGGACGACGTCTACTGCCAGTGTCACCAGTCCGTCTACGACCCGTTCAGCCTCGTCGAAACCCTGTTCGTCGCCCGCCCGCGTCCGGAGTAG
- a CDS encoding succinic semialdehyde dehydrogenase, whose amino-acid sequence MESSTPPSVRPDRLDALASAVETTDDRPTLAVESPYDGQTLGSVPACTGEDVESAFARAREAQAEWADRPLGDRVAVFERFHDRLLDRQSEVLDLAQAETGKSRFDAHEELLDVAATARYYANHAADHLASRRRSGAVPLLTRAVEHRRPVGVAGVISPWNYPITLAVSDAIPALLAGNAAVLKPDERTPFTALELADFLVESGLPADLVPVVTGRGSDLGEAIVAEADHVCFTGSTEVGRTVAANAGRHLTDCSLELGGKNPLLVLADADVETAARGAARGCFANAGQLCVSAERVYVDDSIREAFVDAFVRETRRLSLGASYDYDADVGSLASEAQLERVRSHVEDAVEKGATVLTGGRRRSDVGPYFYEPTVLTDVTPEMAAYGEETFGPVASVYGVSGIAEAVERANEGPYGLNASVWSEDTARAEQAAARIDAGSVNINDAYAATWASLDAPMGGVGDSGLGRRHGEQGMARFTESQTVATQRGHPLVRPEGMPRRLWVWLMNANARLGKWATSWRRGFGGE is encoded by the coding sequence ATGGAATCCTCCACGCCGCCGTCGGTTCGTCCCGACCGTCTCGACGCACTCGCGTCGGCCGTCGAGACGACCGACGACCGACCGACGCTCGCAGTCGAGTCTCCGTACGACGGGCAGACGCTCGGGTCCGTCCCCGCCTGCACGGGCGAGGACGTCGAATCGGCGTTCGCCCGCGCCCGCGAGGCGCAAGCCGAGTGGGCCGACCGACCGCTCGGGGACCGAGTGGCGGTGTTCGAGCGGTTTCACGACCGCCTCCTCGACCGGCAGTCTGAGGTGTTGGACCTCGCGCAGGCCGAGACGGGGAAATCGCGATTCGACGCCCACGAGGAACTCCTCGACGTCGCCGCCACTGCGCGCTACTACGCGAACCACGCCGCAGACCACCTCGCGAGTCGGCGGCGGAGCGGTGCGGTCCCTCTCCTCACGCGGGCGGTCGAACACCGCCGCCCGGTGGGCGTCGCCGGGGTCATTTCGCCGTGGAACTACCCCATCACCCTCGCCGTCTCCGACGCGATTCCCGCGCTTTTGGCCGGCAACGCCGCGGTTCTGAAACCCGACGAACGGACGCCGTTCACCGCGCTCGAACTGGCGGATTTTCTCGTCGAGTCGGGTCTGCCGGCTGACCTCGTCCCCGTCGTGACGGGGCGCGGGTCGGACCTCGGCGAGGCGATAGTCGCCGAGGCGGACCACGTCTGTTTCACCGGGAGCACGGAGGTGGGCCGCACCGTCGCGGCGAACGCCGGGCGGCATCTCACGGACTGTTCGCTCGAACTCGGCGGGAAGAACCCGCTTCTCGTCCTCGCGGACGCCGACGTGGAGACGGCCGCCCGCGGTGCCGCCCGGGGGTGTTTCGCGAACGCGGGACAGCTTTGCGTCTCAGCCGAACGGGTGTACGTCGACGACTCGATTCGCGAGGCGTTCGTAGACGCGTTCGTCCGCGAGACGCGGCGGTTGTCGCTGGGCGCGAGTTACGACTACGACGCGGACGTCGGCTCTCTCGCCTCCGAGGCCCAGTTAGAAAGGGTTCGGTCGCACGTCGAGGACGCAGTCGAGAAGGGCGCGACTGTGCTGACCGGCGGCCGTCGTCGCTCGGACGTGGGACCGTACTTCTACGAACCGACGGTCCTGACCGACGTGACGCCGGAGATGGCGGCGTACGGCGAGGAGACGTTCGGCCCCGTCGCCTCCGTCTACGGGGTGTCGGGTATCGCCGAGGCCGTCGAACGCGCAAACGAGGGGCCGTACGGCCTGAACGCGAGCGTCTGGTCCGAGGACACCGCGCGCGCCGAACAGGCCGCGGCGCGAATCGACGCGGGGTCGGTGAACATCAACGACGCCTACGCGGCGACGTGGGCGTCGCTCGACGCGCCGATGGGCGGGGTGGGCGACTCGGGACTCGGCCGCCGACACGGCGAACAGGGGATGGCCCGGTTCACGGAGAGCCAGACCGTCGCGACGCAACGCGGTCACCCCCTCGTTCGGCCCGAGGGGATGCCGAGGCGTCTCTGGGTCTGGCTCATGAACGCCAACGCCCGTCTCGGCAAGTGGGCGACGTCGTGGCGGCGCGGGTTCGGCGGGGAGTGA
- a CDS encoding ubiquitin-like small modifier protein 1 has protein sequence MRWKLFADLAEAAGDRTTDVPVASDATVRDALDALLEDRDALGDRILDEDGELREHVNLLQNGSAASQSDAVSDGDELALFPPVSGG, from the coding sequence GTGCGCTGGAAGCTGTTTGCGGACCTCGCGGAGGCGGCGGGCGACCGAACCACGGACGTTCCCGTCGCGTCGGACGCCACGGTGCGCGATGCGCTCGACGCGCTCCTGGAAGACCGGGACGCGCTCGGAGACCGCATCTTGGACGAGGACGGCGAACTCAGAGAGCACGTCAACCTCCTGCAGAACGGGAGCGCGGCGTCCCAGTCGGACGCCGTCTCGGACGGCGACGAACTGGCGCTGTTTCCGCCGGTCAGCGGCGGGTGA
- a CDS encoding potassium transporter TrkA, protein MQFPQLGLADVGIDAELAALVGEVLGLGVLAAVAAAAAALVYRWYTRERIPAWITAMVGGSAVAVSRQAVGLFRAATDPMVGSPAVFEPTTMLVNVSALGLAVLVAPTGLAIGDRIATNVFAVSGAHEIDAEVSRLVRTVGRVRGIELPESTDDIDDIDGYEPVTEERKATLAGKTLLFPRRLRDGELVERFTERLQTDHGVGHVDVEIDADGTVTYLAVGRRAAGIGPTLAPGTAAVAVRADPGAGASAGDAVQLWRTGPDGEPERAATAELRATAGDVATVVLDEKEAVQLDPAESYRILTLPDEPGAEHEFGSLLRAADETMESVTVQAGSELDGETLRAADATVAAVKPSDGVVEAIPSRSRSLGAGDVLYVVARPEAIRRVSGRAAATKDAPATGE, encoded by the coding sequence ATGCAGTTCCCGCAACTCGGCCTCGCCGACGTCGGTATCGACGCGGAACTCGCGGCTCTCGTCGGCGAGGTACTCGGCCTCGGCGTCCTCGCGGCCGTCGCCGCCGCCGCCGCGGCACTCGTCTACCGCTGGTACACCAGAGAGCGCATCCCGGCGTGGATAACGGCGATGGTCGGCGGGTCCGCCGTCGCCGTCTCGCGACAGGCGGTCGGTCTGTTCAGGGCCGCGACCGACCCGATGGTCGGTTCGCCCGCGGTGTTCGAACCGACGACGATGCTGGTCAACGTCTCGGCTCTCGGTCTCGCCGTCCTCGTCGCACCCACGGGACTCGCGATCGGCGACCGAATCGCGACCAACGTCTTCGCGGTGTCGGGGGCGCACGAAATCGACGCGGAGGTCAGCCGCCTCGTGCGGACCGTCGGCCGCGTCCGCGGCATCGAACTCCCCGAGTCGACCGACGACATCGACGACATCGACGGCTACGAACCCGTCACCGAGGAACGGAAGGCCACGCTGGCGGGTAAGACGCTTCTGTTCCCCCGCCGCCTCCGCGACGGCGAACTCGTCGAACGGTTCACGGAACGTCTGCAGACCGACCACGGCGTCGGCCACGTCGACGTCGAGATAGACGCGGACGGCACCGTCACCTACCTCGCCGTCGGCCGCCGCGCCGCGGGTATCGGGCCGACGCTCGCACCGGGGACGGCGGCGGTGGCGGTTCGGGCCGACCCCGGTGCCGGTGCGAGCGCCGGCGACGCCGTCCAACTGTGGCGAACCGGACCTGACGGTGAACCCGAACGCGCGGCGACGGCGGAACTGCGCGCCACCGCGGGCGACGTGGCCACCGTCGTCTTAGACGAAAAAGAGGCCGTCCAGTTGGACCCCGCGGAGTCGTACCGCATCCTCACGCTCCCCGACGAACCCGGCGCTGAACACGAGTTCGGGTCGCTCCTCCGCGCCGCGGACGAGACGATGGAGTCCGTGACGGTGCAAGCGGGGAGCGAACTCGACGGGGAGACGCTGAGGGCAGCGGACGCCACCGTCGCCGCGGTGAAACCGTCGGACGGGGTCGTAGAGGCGATTCCGTCGCGCTCTCGGTCGCTGGGCGCGGGCGACGTGCTCTACGTCGTCGCCAGACCCGAAGCGATTCGGCGCGTCTCCGGTCGCGCCGCGGCGACGAAGGACGCTCCCGCGACGGGCGAGTGA
- a CDS encoding TrkA C-terminal domain-containing protein, translating into MASLPLELLYGLYLGVLTGFVPALIAWALGFGFKYFTGITIPGLGVVGLGVAIAGLNGGLLALADPSLTGSESQVRLTVALLVVLMVTLYAHGQGDKMGENLPRRLSFGRFAARTLSADVVELVGGRGQVRVTVVGDVADVEGYPPLPADLREKISTGEWTFPADVPVDELETRFADRLQTEFDLADVSVTLDERARATVAAAPPMSGLSKRLAAGKRAISVTALAPTGVARGDEVTVFAGGDAFDATVFGVVDGEKPVAKPSADAALADGGTDEDVPPPPETVPAAAGGECRVTLAVDRPTATRLVATDVDRLVVRSRGVRREFELINLLRRAGKRFRRLTVREGGALDGSTLGEATVRDQFSVAVLAVRHEGRWSLAPRGERRIEADDDVIAVGSATDLTAFAEAVA; encoded by the coding sequence ATGGCATCACTCCCCCTCGAACTCCTCTACGGACTCTACCTCGGGGTGCTCACGGGATTCGTCCCCGCACTCATCGCGTGGGCGTTGGGATTCGGTTTCAAGTACTTCACGGGCATCACCATCCCCGGACTCGGTGTCGTCGGCCTCGGCGTCGCCATCGCGGGCCTCAACGGCGGCCTGTTGGCGCTTGCTGACCCCTCTCTGACGGGGTCCGAGAGCCAAGTGCGTCTCACCGTCGCTCTCCTCGTCGTGTTGATGGTGACGCTGTACGCGCACGGCCAGGGAGACAAGATGGGCGAGAACCTCCCGCGGCGACTCTCGTTCGGACGGTTCGCCGCTCGGACGCTCTCTGCGGACGTGGTGGAGCTAGTCGGCGGCCGCGGGCAGGTGCGCGTCACCGTCGTCGGCGACGTGGCCGACGTCGAGGGGTATCCGCCGCTTCCCGCGGACCTCAGAGAGAAGATTTCGACGGGCGAGTGGACGTTTCCCGCCGACGTCCCGGTCGACGAACTGGAGACGAGGTTCGCAGACCGCCTCCAGACCGAGTTCGACCTCGCCGACGTGTCGGTGACGCTCGACGAACGGGCGCGGGCGACAGTCGCCGCCGCGCCGCCGATGAGCGGACTCTCGAAGCGACTCGCCGCGGGCAAGCGCGCCATCTCGGTGACCGCACTCGCGCCCACGGGCGTCGCCCGCGGCGACGAAGTGACGGTGTTCGCGGGCGGCGACGCGTTCGACGCGACGGTGTTCGGCGTCGTGGACGGCGAGAAACCGGTCGCGAAACCGAGCGCCGACGCGGCACTCGCGGACGGCGGCACGGACGAAGACGTGCCGCCGCCACCGGAGACGGTTCCGGCCGCCGCGGGCGGGGAGTGTCGCGTGACCCTCGCGGTGGACCGCCCGACGGCCACCCGACTCGTCGCGACGGACGTAGACCGTCTCGTCGTTCGGTCTCGCGGGGTCCGAAGAGAGTTCGAGTTGATAAACCTGCTCCGCCGCGCCGGGAAGCGCTTCCGGCGACTCACCGTTCGAGAGGGCGGAGCGCTCGACGGGTCGACGCTGGGCGAGGCGACGGTCCGCGACCAGTTCTCCGTGGCGGTGTTGGCCGTCCGCCACGAGGGTCGGTGGTCTCTCGCCCCTCGCGGAGAGCGACGAATCGAGGCGGACGACGACGTCATCGCCGTCGGAAGCGCGACAGATCTGACGGCGTTCGCGGAGGCGGTCGCGTGA
- a CDS encoding NAD-binding protein has product MAPEWAGKYARWVGTRASFLSTLVVGILAVATGVVNIGAGLSGGSTVLFGVTVPDIVLQITAFTGTITGFLLLLSAFGLRRGLRAALYAALALLPITVAQSLIQSASRSVPLLALSVVAFVLLVLNRQSFDREMDVTTTQIAALSALAGSQAYGTIGTFTLREEHFDGVNNLLDAFYFSLVTGSTVGYGDITPSTAVGELFTLSMLVLTVSSFAAVAGVVLSPLIETQLSKALGRMTEQQLELLENHVLVLGHGDLTEPILEELAGANTVVVTPDEERARRLTERGYTVLTGDPSDEDTQRTARIQTASAVVTATNNDAEDALAILTARELHPDVTIVAAVTQRENADKLKRAGADTVISPISLGAHFLAESALGGENVEELERRLLGDGPDSSDGTPDAE; this is encoded by the coding sequence ATGGCACCCGAATGGGCGGGCAAGTACGCGCGGTGGGTCGGGACTCGCGCGTCGTTTCTCTCGACGCTCGTCGTCGGGATTTTGGCCGTCGCCACCGGTGTCGTCAACATCGGCGCGGGGCTGAGCGGCGGCAGTACCGTCCTGTTCGGCGTCACGGTTCCCGACATCGTCCTGCAGATTACCGCGTTCACCGGCACTATCACCGGATTCTTGCTCCTCTTGAGCGCGTTCGGCCTCCGCCGCGGACTTCGGGCCGCGCTGTACGCCGCCCTCGCACTCCTCCCGATAACGGTGGCGCAGTCTCTGATACAGTCGGCCAGTCGCTCCGTTCCGCTGTTGGCGCTTTCTGTCGTCGCGTTCGTCCTCCTCGTTTTGAACCGGCAGTCGTTCGACCGCGAGATGGACGTGACGACGACCCAAATCGCCGCGTTGAGCGCGCTCGCGGGGTCGCAAGCGTACGGAACCATCGGGACGTTCACGCTCAGAGAGGAGCACTTCGACGGCGTCAACAACCTGCTCGACGCGTTCTACTTCTCGCTCGTGACGGGGAGTACGGTCGGGTACGGCGACATCACGCCGAGTACGGCCGTCGGCGAACTGTTCACGCTGTCGATGCTCGTGCTCACCGTCTCCTCGTTCGCGGCGGTGGCCGGCGTCGTCCTCTCTCCGCTCATCGAAACGCAACTGTCGAAAGCACTCGGACGCATGACCGAACAACAACTCGAACTCCTCGAAAACCACGTCCTCGTCCTCGGCCACGGGGATCTGACGGAACCGATACTCGAAGAACTCGCGGGCGCGAACACCGTCGTCGTGACGCCGGACGAGGAACGCGCGCGCCGCCTCACGGAACGGGGCTACACCGTCCTCACGGGCGACCCGAGCGACGAGGACACGCAACGGACGGCGCGGATACAGACGGCGTCGGCCGTCGTCACCGCGACGAACAACGACGCGGAAGACGCGCTCGCGATACTGACGGCGCGGGAACTCCACCCCGACGTGACTATCGTCGCGGCGGTGACCCAACGCGAGAACGCGGACAAACTGAAGCGCGCCGGAGCGGACACCGTCATCAGCCCGATA